Proteins from a single region of Geovibrio ferrireducens:
- the der gene encoding ribosome biogenesis GTPase Der: protein MKKIGIIGRPNVGKSTLFNRLAGQRIAIVDDMAGVTRDRIEFTAEWLGRRFRVVDTAGYDLKEEIVKKEMQRQFMYSLEEADFFILMVDGREGVHPLDEIVCGLLREGGKDFVVAVNKIDSSSADNLAYDFFSMGVDKVFPISATHGRNVDDLMDEIISRLPEDEEEENFSYDGRIKLIVTGRPNVGKSSMINRWLGEERLIVTDIPGTTRDAVDTLFEYGDEKYVLIDTAGIRKKSVMFKDRIEKYGYYRWEDAVSRSDIAVCLIDGVEGLNERDVKVIADAWEAGRPVILVVNKWDAVENKDQAAKEMRADIEFKLQFLNNPPVIFASAMSGKNVYKIFEAAKGLYKEYTKRVGTGEANRVLQTALERHQPPVVKGRRLKLYFMTQVAACPPQFVIFANYPDSVHFSYQRFVINIIREYFGFQGIPIKLFIRQRGEKKES, encoded by the coding sequence ATGAAAAAAATCGGAATAATCGGACGCCCGAACGTAGGTAAGTCCACACTTTTCAACAGACTGGCGGGGCAGAGAATCGCCATCGTGGACGATATGGCGGGCGTTACCCGTGACAGAATAGAGTTTACTGCCGAATGGCTCGGCAGACGTTTCCGTGTGGTGGATACCGCAGGATACGATCTGAAAGAAGAAATTGTAAAAAAGGAAATGCAGCGTCAGTTCATGTATTCTCTTGAAGAGGCAGACTTTTTCATTCTCATGGTAGACGGGCGTGAAGGCGTTCACCCGCTGGATGAGATAGTGTGCGGACTTCTGAGGGAAGGCGGGAAAGACTTTGTAGTCGCTGTAAACAAGATAGATTCATCCTCTGCGGACAACCTCGCCTATGACTTCTTTTCCATGGGCGTTGACAAGGTTTTCCCCATAAGCGCAACCCACGGGCGAAACGTGGACGACCTGATGGACGAGATAATCTCCCGCCTGCCGGAAGATGAGGAAGAGGAAAACTTCAGCTATGACGGCCGCATTAAGCTGATCGTCACCGGCCGCCCCAATGTGGGCAAATCTAGCATGATCAACCGCTGGCTCGGTGAGGAGAGACTCATTGTCACTGATATTCCCGGCACGACAAGGGATGCTGTGGACACGCTTTTTGAATACGGCGATGAGAAATATGTGCTTATAGATACCGCAGGTATCAGAAAAAAATCCGTCATGTTCAAGGACAGAATAGAAAAATACGGCTATTACCGCTGGGAGGACGCAGTTTCCCGCTCGGATATAGCAGTCTGCCTCATTGACGGGGTTGAAGGCCTTAACGAACGCGACGTTAAGGTTATTGCGGATGCATGGGAAGCGGGCAGGCCCGTTATTCTCGTTGTCAACAAGTGGGACGCTGTGGAAAACAAGGATCAGGCAGCAAAGGAAATGAGAGCGGACATAGAATTCAAGCTACAGTTCCTTAACAATCCCCCTGTTATATTCGCTTCCGCTATGAGCGGCAAAAACGTTTATAAAATTTTCGAGGCCGCAAAGGGTCTCTATAAGGAATATACCAAAAGGGTAGGCACAGGAGAGGCTAACCGTGTTCTCCAGACCGCTCTTGAACGTCACCAGCCTCCGGTGGTTAAGGGAAGAAGGCTTAAGCTTTACTTCATGACACAGGTGGCGGCATGCCCGCCGCAATTTGTTATCTTCGCCAACTATCCGGATTCGGTGCACTTTTCATACCAGCGCTTCGTGATCAACATAATAAGGGAATACTTCGGTTTTCAGGGTATACCCATAAAGCTGTTCATAAGGCAGAGAGGGGAGAAGAAAGAAAGCTGA
- the gltX gene encoding glutamate--tRNA ligase, which produces MSVRVRFAPSPTGHIHVGNARTALFNYLFARNIGGTFILRIEDTDFDRSTLASEELIYEDMKWLLMDWDEGPRKGGEHGPYRQSERFDIYKKYTEELLEKGHAYKCWCTKEELDAEREKARIENRQPVYSGRCRHLSPAQKAELEASDAPYAIRFKIDKEVVHISDRIKGEIDFETGVFGDFIIVRPDGVPVYNYVVVIDDALMNISHVIRGDDHLSNTPKQALIFDALNFSRPEFIHIPMILGEDRSKLSKRHGNTSIEQFRSQGYLNDALFNFLALLSWSDEQEREIISKEELIKSFSLERISTSAAVFDFGKLKWLNGQYIRMKTPEELADLCMPFLVDAGLPADRLEREVYVKMIASIASKMELLGDAPEVMKVYFQYQTPDDEAAEYLKLETTPSVLKAFREKVAAFSGYIKEEEYKDIPKSVQTETGVKGKPLFMAIRVGISGSVKGPEIDKMATLMPVDELLRRLDAALEITG; this is translated from the coding sequence ATGTCAGTAAGAGTGAGATTCGCACCCAGCCCCACCGGGCACATACACGTAGGAAACGCCAGAACGGCGCTTTTTAATTATCTTTTTGCACGCAATATCGGTGGCACTTTCATTCTGAGGATAGAGGATACAGACTTTGACCGTTCCACCCTCGCCAGCGAGGAGCTGATCTATGAGGACATGAAATGGCTGCTCATGGACTGGGACGAAGGCCCCAGAAAAGGCGGGGAGCACGGCCCCTACAGACAGTCAGAAAGGTTTGACATATATAAAAAATACACTGAGGAGCTCCTTGAAAAAGGGCATGCGTACAAATGCTGGTGCACCAAGGAAGAGCTTGATGCTGAAAGGGAAAAGGCGCGTATAGAGAACCGCCAGCCCGTTTACAGCGGCAGATGCAGACATCTTTCCCCCGCACAGAAGGCCGAGCTTGAAGCTTCGGATGCTCCTTACGCTATCCGTTTTAAGATTGATAAAGAGGTTGTGCATATTTCCGACAGAATCAAGGGCGAGATAGATTTCGAAACCGGAGTTTTCGGCGATTTCATCATTGTCCGCCCTGACGGAGTGCCTGTGTACAACTATGTGGTAGTCATAGACGATGCTCTGATGAACATCAGCCATGTGATAAGAGGGGACGACCACCTGAGCAACACCCCCAAACAGGCGCTTATTTTTGATGCCCTGAATTTCAGCCGCCCTGAGTTCATACACATCCCCATGATTCTCGGCGAGGACAGGTCAAAGCTTTCCAAGCGCCACGGCAACACAAGCATTGAGCAGTTCCGTTCACAGGGCTACCTGAATGATGCCCTGTTCAACTTCCTCGCTTTGCTGAGCTGGTCTGATGAGCAGGAGAGGGAGATAATAAGCAAGGAAGAACTGATAAAATCGTTCAGCCTTGAGCGCATATCCACCAGCGCCGCAGTCTTCGACTTCGGGAAGCTGAAATGGCTTAACGGCCAGTACATCCGCATGAAAACCCCTGAGGAGCTTGCGGATCTCTGCATGCCGTTCCTTGTTGACGCCGGTCTTCCCGCGGACAGGCTGGAAAGGGAAGTTTATGTTAAGATGATCGCCTCAATCGCGAGCAAGATGGAACTTCTCGGTGACGCGCCGGAGGTTATGAAGGTATACTTCCAGTATCAGACACCGGACGATGAAGCCGCCGAGTACCTTAAGCTGGAAACAACTCCGTCGGTGCTTAAGGCTTTCAGGGAAAAGGTAGCCGCTTTCAGCGGATATATTAAGGAAGAGGAATATAAGGACATACCCAAATCTGTGCAGACGGAAACAGGTGTGAAGGGCAAACCTCTTTTCATGGCGATAAGAGTAGGCATATCCGGCTCCGTTAAGGGACCTGAAATAGATAAAATGGCAACACTCATGCCTGTGGATGAGCTGCTGAGAAGACTTGACGCAGCTCTGGAGATCACAGGCTAA